One window of Hoplias malabaricus isolate fHopMal1 chromosome 16, fHopMal1.hap1, whole genome shotgun sequence genomic DNA carries:
- the npepps gene encoding puromycin-sensitive aminopeptidase isoform X2, which translates to MKGFYRSKYATPSGEIRYAAVTQFEATDARRAFPCWDEPAIKATFDITLIVPKDRVALSNMNVIDRKPYPEDDSLVEVKFAKTPIMSTYLVAFVIGEYDFVESQSSDGVTVRVYTPVGKAEQGKFALEVATKTLPFYKEYFSVPYPLPKIDLIAIADFAAGAMENWGLVTYRETALLIDPKNSCASSRQWVALVVGHELAHQWFGNLVTMEWWTHLWLNEGFASWIEYLCVDHCFPEYDIWTQFVSADYTRALDLDALDNSHPIEVNVGHPSEVDEIFDAISYSKGASVIRMLHNYIGDEDFRKGMNAYLLKFQHKNASTEDLWDCLEQSSGKPIAAVMNSWTKQMGFPIIVVDQEQQGPDRVLKISQKKFCASGPHNGEDCPSWMVPISICTSEDPSCSKIKFLLDQPESKITIPQLGPDMWVKINPGTVGFYRIQYSSAMLESLLPGIRDLTLLPVDRLGLQNDLFSLSRAGMISTVEVLKMMEAFLNEPNYTVWSDLSCNLGVLSSLLSYTEFHEEIQEFIRDLFTPIGLNLGWDSKPGEGHLDALLRGLVLGKLGKAGHKATLDEARRRFKEHVEGKQILSADLRSPVYLTVLKHGDSSTLDTMLKLHKQADMQEEKNRIERVLGAISAPELIQRVLNFALSDEVRPQDTVSVIGGVAGSSKQGRKAAWKFVRDNWEELHNRYQGGFLISRLIKLTVDGFANDKMAAEVKSFFESHHAPAAERTVQQCCENILLNAEWLKRDAEDIHQYLLQRKVPPV; encoded by the exons AATGTTATTGATCGAAAGCCATACCCTGAAGATGACAGTCTGGTGGAGGTGAAGTTTGCTAAAACACCCATTATGTCCACCTATTTGGTGGCATTTGTCATTGGAGAATATGATTTTGTGGAAAGCCAGTCGTCTGATGGCGTGACAGTCCGTGTGTACACTCCTGTGGGGAAAGCAGAGCAAGGGAAGtttgcactggag GTGGCTACAAAGACCTTACCTTTCTACAAAGAGTATTTCAGTGTTCCTTATCCCTTGCCTAAAATTGATCTAATTGCTATTGCTGACTTTGCTGCTG GTGCCATGGAAAATTGGGGCCTTGTTACTTACAG GGAGACTGCTCTGTTGATCGACCCAAAGAACTCGTGTGCGTCTTCACGTCAGTGGGTGGCCCTGGTAGTGGGGCATGAGCTGGCACACCAGTGGTTTGGGAATTTGGTTActatg GAGTggtggacccatttgtggcTTAATGAGGGCTTTGCATCATGGATTGAGTACCTCTGTGTGGACCACTGTTTTCCTGAGTACGACATCTGGACCCAGTTTGTGTCTGCGGACTACACCAGGGCTCTGGATCTGGATGCTCTTGATAACAGTCACCCCATTGAg gttAATGTAGGACACCCCTCAGAGGTGGATGAAATATTTGACGCCATATCTTATAGTAAAGGGGCCTCCGTTATACGAATGCTTCACAACTACATAGGAGATGAG GACTTTAGGAAGGGAATGAATGCTTACCTTTTAAAGTTTCAACACAAAAATGCTTCTACAG AGGACCTGTGGGACTGTTTAGAGCAGTCTAGTGGGAAACCTATTGCTGCGGTGATGAACTCCTGGACCAAACAGATGGGATTCCCTATTATTGTAGTGGACCAAGAGCAG CAAGGACCTGATCGGGTGCTGAAGATATCTCAGAAGAAATTCTGTGCTAGTGGACCACACAATG GGGAGGATTGTCCTAGCTGGATGGTCCCCATTAGCATCTGCACCAGTGAGGACCCCAGCTGTTCCAAGATAAAGTTCCTGTTAGACCAACCTGAAAGCAAAATCACCATCCCTCAGCTTGGACCAGATATGTGGGTCAAG ATAAATCCAGGCACAGTGGGTTTCTATAGGATTCAGTACAGCTCTGCCATGCTGGAGAGTTTGCTGCCAGGCATCAGAGACCTCACCTTGCTCCCTGTGGATCGCCTTGGCCTTCAAAATGACCTGTTCTCTCTG tctcGAGCTGGTATGATTAGCACCGTGGAGGTACTGAAAATGATGGAGGCGTTTTTGAATGAACCTAACTACACTGTGTGGAGTGACCTGAGCTGTAACCTAGGCGTGTTGTCCTCTCTGCTCTCCTACACGGAGTTCCATGAGGAGATCCAGGAGTTTATCAGAGACCTCTTCACACCCATTGGCCTCAACCTAGGCTGGGACAGCAAGCCTGGAGAAG GACATTTGGATGCTCTACTGCGGGGACTGGTTTTGGGGAAGCTGGGTAAGGCAGGACACAAGGCCACGCTGGATGAGGCTCGGAGGAGATTTAAAGAACATGTGGAAGGCAAGCAGATCCTCTCTGCAGACCTCAGGAGTCCA GTTTACCTAACGGTTCTGAAGCATGGGGACAGTTCAACACTGGATACAATGCTAAAG CTCCATAAGCAAGCAGATATGCAGGAGGAAAAAAATCGTATAGAGAGGGTCCTCGGAGCAATCTCAGCCCCTGAGCTCATCCAGAGAGTGTTAAACTTTGCCCTCTCG GATGAAGTGCGTCCCCAGGACACAGTCTCTGTGATTGGGGGTGTAGCAGGCAGCAGCAAGCAGGGTCGCAAAGCAGCTTGGAAATTTGTCAGAGACAACTGGGAGGAGCTTCATAACCGTTACCAGGGCGGATTCCTCATATCACGACTCATCAAG CTTACTGTTGATGGGTTTGCAAATGATAAAATGGCTGCAGAGGTAAAG AGCTTCTTTGAGAGTCACCATGCTCCTGCAGCTGAGCGTACGGTGCAACAGTGCTGTGAGAACATTCTCCTGAATGCAGAATGGCTCAAACGGGATGCCGAGGACATCCACCAGTACCTGCTGCAGCGCAAGGTGCCCCCAGTCTGA
- the mrpl45 gene encoding 39S ribosomal protein L45, mitochondrial: protein MAASICRTLQLTQRNCLSLKCAAAPLLDVQCVQAVVIPVRTKKRFFIPPAVGLKEKSHAEQEARARAAGVVIRQEYMERAINISCTAGVVDPYIPPEGDARLSALSKEGLKQRTEQLRQSAASQLAVRKIKDHDPEFSTKEFAVRAQEIFIDAHLALTQFNKEKLHSLVTERCYPEMVRGNRYKTLRWRFVESLEPPRVVHARCPDMVSKGNLYGQVTVRIHSRQTLAIYDRFGRLMLGNEEEPKDVLEYLVMERHLVNPYGRWRLHAKIVPAWAPPKDPIIKTVIIAGPKLKPEDEFESLNYEVPKPKPVQWHK from the exons ATGGCGGCGTCCATCTGTAGGACGTTACAGTTAACCCAGAGGAACTGCCTCAGCTTAAAA TGTGCTGCTGCTCCTCTGCTGGATGTGCAGTGTGTCCAGGCTGTGGTGATTCCTGTCCGGACAAAAAAGCGCTTCTTCATTCCTCCAGCGGTGGGTCTGAAAGAGAAGAGTCATGCAGAGCAGGAGGCCAGGGCACGGGCGGCTGGAGTGGTTATTAGACAGGAATACATGGAGAGAGCTATCAACATCTCATGCACAG CTGGGGTTGTTGATCCCTACATCCCTCCTGAGGGTGATGCTCGACTTTCCGCTCTGTCCAAAGAGGGTCTGAAACAGCGCACAGAGCAACTGAGACAAAGCGCTGCATCACAACTCGC cgTACGTAAAATAAAGGATCATGATCCAGAGTTTTCTACTAAGGAGTTTGCTGTGCGAGCTCAAGAAATATTCATTGATGCCCATTTGGCCCTGACTCA GTTCAACAAAGAGAAATTGCATTCTTTGGTCACGGAAAGGTGTTACCCT GAAATGGTTAGAGGGAACCGGTATAAAACCCTGCGCTGGCGCTTTGTAGAGTCACTGGAGCCTCCACGGGTGGTTCACGCCCGATGCCCTGACATGGTCAGCAAGGGCAATCTGTACGGTCAGGTGACCGTCCGCATTCACTCCAGACAA ACATTGGCAATCTATGATCGATTTGGCCGATTAATGCTTGGCAACGAGGAAGAACCCAAGGATGTGTTAGAGTACCTAGTGATGGAGAGGCACCTGGTCAACCCGTACGGCCGCTGGAGGCTACATGCCAAGATTGTCCCAGCATGGGCGCCACCTAAAGACCCCATCATCAAG acTGTTATAATTGCAGGACCCAAGCTAAAGCCAGAAGATGAATTTGAGAGTCTCAATTACGAAGTACCAAAACCTAAACCAGTGCAATGGCACAAGTAA
- the gpr179 gene encoding metabotropic glycine receptor, giving the protein MRETGRLAHAALFHTSLASASTSLSLIHTLGSWFFLGSPVVTEALEGADCVISGWLHLSESKIRLVAQDVGSCQGDTVTTVKNGCHLSCRHHGHLLQLSKAPSKSNPRENGGQSSSWTRTFLFHHIWLGCWAQVRFHKRTHQQIWSSMKMGFHATLLLLLLPFLWLFMVSGQIRSSFNTNSLEPTPSIYNTSSEEEEPVGPSAGPSLMLTVEEEGEEEEEEEENWSVPENYLYTGDASVLRTSSCRRPFTLGSQRGPVPPDLQPLLRQAAASLTNAANFLNLIFQASELRETSVREDIEWYHALVRAMLEGDRPGLIRRALLTFDADPTAPQPQLVLRASRSPSQEIYLQDLTLAWERLISPAPGPGHSWFTSLKSSSTPLPGLSKRVLLNDLSTLDTPKWARGDSYVTNSSGLRWGEAPFLECENGRFLPGWLLTLSVPFYGLKPDLNPEFRGVVRVDVNIQGFDVDQCASGNVWFADTHQCNRTSMECDPIPRQGFRLGQYCCRCKEGYYSPPPENKGQVADGGNGTRVCYPNLPMCLPCWPGCKQCKDGSPCLVQEDWLLRAAVLAVQGLFMALVLISMLRAYQCRRTRRIRASGLMLLEMILFGSLLLYFPVFILYFKPSTFRCILLRWVRLLGFAIVYGTLMLKMYRVLRVFLSRTAQRVPYMSSITVLKMLGVMVLTVSWFLCAWTMGVLQNRDRNVPLLITSTTSNGQGFSVCDLDRWDYMMAVAELLFLCWGSFLCNAVKAVPSAFHEPRYMGIAIHNELIFSAMFHFLRFSRPWLHPDWMLLLFFTHTHVTITVTLGLLFIPKFLHISRPVKEEIAAEVYEDEVDLRRSCSYLNSSFTSACWSDHSLDPDDIRDELKKLYAQLEVHKTKKMTNNNPHLQKKRSSRLTLGRSLIKRIAEIPESLSRQCSREDKDFVGAVGTRKWSGAFMSTPDSASIKNETARMPSPKMRKSLSAYEYVPENCSRKSSMRNSMDKRSSHISEAESIDTALLICKSASAHNLAVDNNLLQPVSTRFQKSLSFTEKHRDHYPICPTRSMEDASLAAKASPGEKVHRPQGSIKEQTSNALLCLSFDKAEICPWEVEEELPAGKNLSNQKHVTYSLSQEQPPAPESASSPKRLYVCPWEALPPPPPPVTEAGNVMDSDVDSPRPKPPISSSAPGSPHAFAKPKDHRGFSFRSATQSLLLARGLVPGKGSGKNKGRNENCSKEDMSPQVHATSMKLTPGSVASSGRRTPQTPRRAMTTIETKPCLVKQDAIRLSSYDSPERSPKTSVPTHVCSWESEIVMKMKKQSPYENIILKQGSKHRLSLTLSTESNKMSLFQSASKRPSLSVPKAEICPWEAPHQYNQSSIADVCPWEMKEPDPQKGTHADVCPWEVDSKQSQITTEKKDLLRICPWEASEEASSIGQKSKEEERRSSIKAEVCPWDVPNTSPSQIKLESAKSHSEEQKPSESLIYVNANTRETASNGQGSVQQDTVRTDVCPWESNEVDKPQESTRANVCPWESEAATAKDLDKTQKTEAAKKSTASTTHSLTKQHTITAEACPWDFPEKQSDVTNAQGQDRVRSTVCPWESEEKPKPDTEEQLREVVASRTTEAPHRLTEQLTSTAETCPWEYSEPPHTLTESERASGYPNQESVGLTVQVCTSKKADVCPWEAEESERLEENDNAIATEPEKSVIKQESVQAEVCPWESCESVKRQEDVCSEVCPWETSETGTNQPEKSCKKQASLQSDVCPWEASKPEKQIQKQESLGVDICSKETEQSLKPSQSQDSTQADVCPQEVEYPRKSDMQESVSAGIYHWESAPETQAKEDENTDQSVTDMRTSDLSLSVDANAHTPQGARAVRPLTRCDALCPWEMEGEPQPSIMQHDNNSDVFTWEEPIPEEEEGDAETAAEAFIFPPDL; this is encoded by the exons ATGAGAGAGACGGGAAGACTCGCACATGCTGCCCTCTTCCACACCTCCCTTGCCTCTGCCTCTACATCCctgtctctcatacacactctggGCTCTTGGTTCTTTCTCGGCTCCCCTGTTGTCACAGAAGCTCTGGAAGGTGCAGACTGCGTAATCTCTGGCTGGCTTCATCTCTCAGAGAGTAAGATTAGGCTTGTCGCA CAGGACGTGGGATCGTGCCAGGGAGATACAGTAACAACAGTGAAGAACGGCTGCCACCTCTCCTGCCGTCACCACGGACACCTGCTGCAGCTTTCCAAAGCACCTTCCAAGAGCAACCCCAGGGAGAACGGTGGGCAGAGCAGCTCCTGGACAAGGACGTTCCTGTTTCATCATATCTGGCTGGGATGCTGGGCACAGGTGCGATTCCATAAGAGGACACACCAACAGATCTGGAGCTCCATGAAAATGGGCTTCCATGCCACActacttcttcttctccttccttTTCTTTGGCTTTTCATGGTATCTGGTCAAATCAGGTCCAGCTTTAACACCAATAGCCTGGAACCCACTCCATCCATCTACAACACAAGTTCAGAAGAAGAAGAGCCAGTAGGCCCCAGTGCTGGGCCAAGCCTAATGTTAACAGTggaagaggaaggagaagaagaagaggaagaagaagaaaactggTCTGTGCCTGAGAATTACCTCTACACCGGCGATGCCTCTGTCTTGAGAACTTCCAGTTGCCGCCGGCCCTTCACACTGGGCTCCCAGCGTGGCCCTGTCCCGCCAGACCTCCAGCCCCTGCTCCGGCAGGCAGCAGCATCTCTTACCAACGCCGCCAACTTCCTCAACCTGATCTTTCAGGCCAGTGAGCTGCGGGAGACCAGTGTGAGGGAGGACATTGAGTGGTACCATGCGCTGGTGAGGGCTATGCTTGAAGGTGACAGGCCCGGGCTCATCAGACGAGCTCTGCTAACCTTTGATGCTGATCCCACAGCACCTCAGCCTCAGCTGGTGCTCCGTGCCTCCAGGAGCCCCTCACAGGAAATCTACTTGCAG GACCTGACACTGGCCTGGGAGAGACTTATCTCTCCAGCCCCTGGTCCTGGTCACAGCTGGTTCACCTCTTTGAAATCCAGCAGCACCCCCCTCCCTGGCCTGTCTAAACGCGTCCTGCTCAATGACCTCAGCACCCTGGACACACCCAAGTGGGCGCGTGGGGACAGCTACGTAACCAACAGCAGTGGACTGCGCTGGGGCGAGGCTCCGTTCCTGGAGTGTGAGAATGGACGGTTCTTGCCTGGGTGGCTCCTCACTCTGTCCGTGCCCTTTTACGGACTTAAACCAGACCTTAACCCAGAGTTCAG AGGTGTTGTCCGTGTGGATGTGAACATTCAGGGCTTTGATGTGGACCAGTGTGCCAGTGGAAATGTGTGGTTTGCTGACACACATCAGTGTAACCGTACCAGCATGGAG TGTGACCCAATTCCCAGGCAGGGCTTTCGCCTGGGCCAGTACTGCTGCCGTTGTAAAGAGGGATACTACAGTCCACCACCAGAAAACAAGGGCCAAG TGGCAGATGGTGGGAATGGGACCCGGGTGTGTTACCCGAACCTGCCCATGTGCCTGCCCTGTTGGCCTGGCTGTAAACAGTGTAAGGATGGCTCACCTTGTTTGGTCCAAGAAGACTGGCTCCTGAGAGCTGCAGTGTTGGCTGTTCAGGGGCTCTTCATGGCTCTCGTGCTCATCAGCATGCTACGGGCATATCAGTGCCGCAGGACCAGG CGGATCCGAGCGTCTGGTCTCATGCTGCTGGAGATGATACTGTTTGGATCTCTGCTTCTTTACTTCCCA GTCTTCATATTATATTTCAAACCCAGCACATTTCGCTGCATCCTACTGCGCTGGGTTCGTCTGCTCGGCTTTGCCATCGTTTATGGAACCttgatgctgaaaatgtatCG GGTGCTGAGAGTATTCCTTTCACGAACAGCGCAGAGAGTGCCCTACATGTCTAGTATCACTGTGCTGAAGATGTTGGGAGTGATGGTGCTGACCGTGAGTTGGTTTCTTTGCGCTTGGACTATGGGGGTCCTACAAAACCGAGACCGCAACGTTCCTCTGCTGATCACATCCACCACCTCAAATGGGCAGggcttcagtgtgtgtgaccTGGACCGCTGGGATTACATGATGGCTGTGG CTGAGCTGCTGTTCTTATGCTGGGGCAGTTTCCTTTGTAATGCAGTGAAGGCCGTGCCCTCTGCGTTCCACGAGCCTCGCTACATGGGCATCGCCATCCACAATGAGCTCATCTTTTCCGCCATGTTTCATTTTCTCAG ATTTTCAAGGCCATGGCTTCATCCTGACTGGATGCTCTTGTTGTTCTTCACTCATACTCATGTCACAATCACTGTAACCTTGGGTCTGCTGTTCATTCCTAAG TTCCTCCACATTTCTCGACCTGTGAAGGAGGAGATTGCGGCAGAGGTTTATGAGGATGAGGTGGACCTGAGGCGTTCATGCTCATACCTCAACAGCAGTTTTACATCTGCCTGCTGGAGTGACCACAGCCTGGACCCTGATGACATCCGG GATGAGTTGAAGAAACTTTATGCACAGTTGGAAGTCCACAAAACCAAAAAGATGACAAACAACAACCCACACCTGCAGAAGAAACGCAGCTCTCGGCTTACACTCGGCCGCTCTCTTATTAAGCGCATTGCTGAGATCCCAGAAAGCCTGAGTCGGCAGTGCAGTCGTGAGGACAAGGACTTTGTGGGGGCTGTAGGAACACGGAAGTGGTCTGGAGCTTTCATGTCAACTCCAGACAGTGCAAGTATTAAGAATGAGACGGCAAGGATGCCATCTCCAAAGATGCGCAAGTCCCTTAGTGCCTATGAATATGTCCCAGAGAACTGTTCTCGGAAATCCTCCATGAGAAACTCCATGGACAAGAGGTCGTCACATATCTCTGAGGCAGAGTCCATTGACACAGCTTTACTTATTTGCAAGTCAGCCAGTGCTCACAATCTTGCAGTGGACAATAATCTCCTTCAGCCTGTCTCTACCCGGTTCCAGAAGTCTCTGAGTTTCACAGAAAAGCACAGAGATCATTATCCTATTTGTCCTACAAGAAGTATGGAGGATGCATCCCTTGCTGCCAAAGCAAGCCCAGGAGAAAAGGTTCATCGGCCACAAGGCTCAATAAAGGAGCAAACCTCAAATGCCTTGCTTTGTCTGTCATTTGACAAGGCTGAGATCTGCCCCTGGGAAGTTGAAGAGGAGCTGCCTGCAGGCAAAAACCTgtcaaaccaaaaacatgtcacatattctctctctcaggaacAACCCCCAGCACCTGAGTCTGCATCATCACCAAAACGACTCTACGTATGTCCCTGGGAAGCTTtgcctccccctcctcctcctgtgaCAGAGGCAGGGAATGTGATGGACTCAGATGTAGACTCTCCAAGGCCAAAACCTCCAATCTCCTCCAGTGCTCCAGGATCACCACATGCCTTTGCCAAGCCAAAGGACCACCGTGGTTTCTCTTTCCGTTCAGCTACTCAAAGCCTTCTCTTGGCTCGGGGCTTGGTGCCTGGAAAAGGGAGCGGGAAAAATAAAGGTAGAAATGAAAATTGCAGTAAAGAAGATATGTCACCGCAGGTCCACGCTACATCGATGAAACTGACTCCAGGAAGTGTGGCAAGTTCAGGAAGGAGGACACCACAAACACCAAGAAGAGCTATGACCACTATTGAAACAAAACCTTGCCTTGTGAAACAAGATGCAATAAGACTATCATCATATGATTCCCCAGAGAGGAGCCCCAAAACCAGTGTTCCAACTCATGTGTGTTCATGGGAGTCAGAGATAGTAATGAAGATGAAGAAACAAAGTCCCTATGAAAATATAATACTAAAGCAGGGCAGCAAGCACAGACTGTCTCTGACCCTCAGTACTGAGAGTAACAAAATGTCATTGTTCCAAAGCGCTTCCAAAAGACCTTCACTAAGTGTTCCCAAGGCAGAAATCTGTCCATGGGAGGCTCCACATCAGTATAACCAAAGCAGTATTGCTGATGTTTGCCCCTGGGAAATGAAGGAACCAGACCCACAAAAGGGTACacatgctgatgtttgtccctGGGAAGTAGATAGCAAACAATCACAAAttacaacagagaaaaaagACCTATTGAGAATTTGTCCATGGGAAGCCTCAGAAGAAGCATCCAGTATTGGTCAAAAATCTAAAGAAGAAGAACGTAGGAGCAGTATAAAGGCTGAGGTGTGCCCTTGGGATGTACCAAACACTAGTCCCTCTCAGATTAAACTTGAATCTGCCAAATCACATTCTGAAGAACAAAAACCATCTGAAAGTCTTATCTATGTAAACGCAAACACAAGGGAAACTGCATCAAATGGACAAGGGTCAGTGCAACAAGACACAGTTCGGACAGATGTTTGTCCCTGGGAATCAAACGAAGTAGACAAACCTCAAGAAAGCACCCGTGCCAACGTGTGTCCTTGGGAATCAGAGGCCGCAACTGCGAAAGACCTAGACAAAACGCAGAAAACTGAAGCAGCTAAGAAAAGCACAGCTTCCACAACACATTCTTTAACTAAACAGCACACCATTACTGCAGAGGCATGTCCATGGGACTTCCCTGAGAAGCAATCTGATGTCACAAATGCCCAAGGACAAGACCGTGTTCGTTCTACTGTATGCCCATGGGAATCAGAAGAGAAACCAAAACCTGACACTGAAGAACAACTAAGAGAAGTTGTAGCCAGTAGAACTACAGAAGCACCACATCGGCTTACAGAACAACTGACAAGCACAGCAGAAACCTGTCCTTGGGAATACTCTGAGCCTCCGCATACTTTGACAGAGTCTGAGAGGGCATCTGGGTATCCAAACCAAGAATCTGTAGGACTAACGGTGCAAGTGTGTACAAGTAAGAAAGCAGATGTGTGCCCAtgggaggcagaggagtctgaaAGGTTAGAAGAAAATGACAATGCCATAGCCACTGAACCAGAGAAATCAGTCATTAAGCAAGAAAGTGTACAAGCCGAAGTTTGTCCTTGGGAATCTTGTGAGTCAGTCAAAAGACAGGAGGATGTTTGTTCAGAGGTCTGTCCTTGGGAAACTAGTGAGACAGGAACTAACCAGCCAGAGAAATCATGCAAAAAACAAGCTAGTCTTCAGTCTGATGTTTGTCCATGGGAGGCAAGTAAGCCAGAAAAGCAAATCCAGAAACAAGAGAGTCTTGGCGTTGATATTTGCTCCAAAGAAACAGAACAGTCACTAAAACCATCTCAGAGTCAAGACAGTACTCAAGCAGATGTGTGTCCTCAGGAAGTAGAGTACCCAAGAAAGTCAGATATGCAAGAAAGTGTTAGTGCAGGTATTTATCATTGGGAATCAGCCCCTGAAACACAAGCAAAAGAAGACGAAAACACTGATCAAAGTGTCACTGATATGAGGACATCAGATCTGTCACTATCTGTGGATGCAAACGCCCACACTCCACAAGGGGCAAGGGCTGTTCGGCCTCTGACTCGATGTGATGCACTATGTCCATGGGAAATGGAGGGAGAACCACAACCATCCATAATGCAGCATGATAACAACTCAGATGTTTTTACATGGGAGGAGCCTATACCAGAGGAGGAAGAAGGTGATGCAGAAACTGCTGCTGAGGCCTTTATTTTCCCACCTGATTTATAA